The genome window TGGGATTCGATTTCCTCACGCTGCGCCTTCGAGTGCATTGGGCCGAGACGCGTATCCTTGTCGAGCCCGTTGCCCAGCTTCAGGCGCTGCACCTTGCCGGCCAGCTTTTCGACAACCTGATCGTAAAGACTCTCGACCACATACAACCGCTTAACCGCCAGACATGCCTGGCCGCAGTTGTAGAACCGGCCGACCGAAGCGCCGGTGAGTGCCTTATCTACATCGGCGTCCTCGCAGACAATCATCGGATCGCTGCCGCCAAGCTCCAGCGTCACGCGCTTCATCTGGCTGCCCGCCACTTCCATGATGTGTTTTCCGGTCTTGCTCTCACCCGTGAACGCCACTCGCACGACTTTCGGGTTCAGCAAAAGCTCTTCGCCGACAACGGAACCGGGTCCGGTCACAACATTCAAGACACCCTTCGGCAAACCGGCCTGATTCAACAGCTCCACGATTCTTAGGGTCGTGAGCGGAGTGCTTGAAGCAGGCTTCACAATAACCGTGCAGCCCGCGGCGAGAGCCGGCCCGACTTTTGTACCCATCAAGGTGATAGGGAAATTCCACGGAATGATCGCAGCGCAGACGCCGACCGGCTGCTTAAGGACCATTCCATACATCTTGTTATCCGGAAGCGGAACGTAGGAACCGCGGATCTTGGAAGCCAATCCTGCATAGAAGTTCATGCCGTGCAGAAAGTGCTCTATTTCGCGTTGCGAATCGCCGAGCGGCTTACCTTGTTCCCTGGTGAGAAGAACGGCCAGGTCCTGCAGCTCCTTCTTTACCGCTTCAATTCCTTTGGCAATGAATTGCGCGCGCGCTTCAGCGGCGGTTTCCGACCAGGGCAGAAATGCGGCGTGCGCCGTATCTATAGCGGCGCGAACATCGCTTTCATTGCCTTTCGGCGCAGAGTCCACCAGTTCACCGGTGGCGGGATTGATCACGTCATACGTCTGCCCGGAGCTGGAACCTGCCGGCTCTCCGGCAATGAACATTTTCGCCATGCGTTCCCCCTCTTCATATTGTGACAAATCGTCATTAGAAAATATATTGCCGATGCCTGAAGCAGTCAACACGCAGTATACTTCCTATTGATGGACCACGCTGGGTTACTCTCCGAAATCGGAAATCGGGTCCGAACGCGGCGGACGGGCATGGGATGGACGCTGCGCGGGATTGCCGAGAGGTCGGGCGTTTCATCGCGGTTTTTATCCGATCTGGAGGCGGGAAAAGGCAATATCTCTATCTCCCGGCTGGCCGACGTCGCGCGGGCGCTGGATGTGCCGCTGGTTTCGCTGCTGCCCTCGGAGGAAAAGCAGGAGCCGGTGGTCGCGCTGGTCGGCCTGCGAGGCGCCGGCAAGTCGACGATCGGCAAATCGCTGGCAAAACATCTCGGAGTTCCCTTTCTCGAACTGGATGCCCGGATTGAAAAACAGGCCAACCTGTCGCTCGGCGAACTCTTCGCCCTTCACGGCGAGTCCTATTACAAGCGTCTCGCCTACGACATTCTTTTAAAGCTTCTTGCTCAGAACGAGCCGATGGTGATCGCCACAGGCGGCTCAGTGGTGACCGATCCCGAAACCTGGCAGTTCCTGAAGCGGCGGACGCATACCGTCTGGATCAAAGCGACTCCCGAAGACCACTGGAAGCGCGTCCTCGGCCAGGGCGATACACGGCCTATGGCCAATCGAACGTCCGCAATGGCGGAGCTCCGATCCATCCTTGCGCAGCGTTCCCCTGTATACGCAGAGGCCGGCCAGACCATCGATACCAGCTCCACCCGCATCAGCGAGGCTGTCCGGCTGATCGCCGCCGCTATTCGTGAAAAAGGGGAAGGAACCACAAGAAGCACAAGAGGCACAAAAAAGACGTCTGCAACGAATCTCTGAGGCTTCGTTCGAGCTCGCCGGTAAGTGTGGAGGCCGCGCTTCGGTTATTCGGCGTTCGGCGACTGCAACGCCGGTGTTACTATCCTGCGATATGAATTCCGCCATGGACGGCAAACGTGCCGGGAATGAGTAATGAGGCGCTTTTCGTTAATGGTCATGCGAAGGATCGCTGGATTACGCTGATTGCTCTGTTAAAGCTGTTTAAAGGTTTCCTGCTGTTCGCGTCTGGAGTTGGCTTACTTAAGCTCTTGCATCGTGACGTGGCCGATTTTGTCTTGCAATGGATCAATATCCTTCATTTCGATCCGGACAACCGTCACATACAGACGGTGCTTGCGAAGGCCTCAATTATGGATGCGCGCAGACTGAAGGAGCTTAGCGTGGGTTCCTTCTTCTATTCAGGGTTGCTGTTGACTGAGGGTTTCGGGCTGCTGGCGGACAAACGTTGGGCCAGGTATTTCTCAGTCATCGTGACGGCGTCTTTCATTCCGTTGGAGATCTGGGAACTTGCTCAACGCTTCACTGCCGCCAAGACATGCGTCATCGGTCTGAATGTGGCCATCGTGTGGTATCTGATCCGGAAACTCCGAGACGAATAAAAATAGATTCGGTCAACCCGTGACGTGCCGTGCGGCGGCTGCCGCGCCGTCCGTGCGCACAGCGGCGGCGAGGGACGTGGCGCGGACTGCGACTTCGGGGCGAAGGACCTTGTTCAGCGCCGTGACCAGCGATTCGATGGTCGGCGCAGCCGGCGCGTGAGCCACACCGGCGCCGAGTTGATCGACGCGCGCTGCGAAATAATACTGGTCGTATCTTTGCGGCACGACGACCTGGGGGACTCCGGCGTGCGCCGCCGCCGTCGTTGTACCCGCACCGCCGTGATGGACGACGGCCGCGACACGCGGGAAGAGCGCCTGCAGATTGACCTCGGAGATGGACAGGCAGTCGCGATTGTCGTCAAGGGGTGCCAGACCGGCCCAGCCGCTCAACAGAATTGCACGGCGCCCGAGTGTTCTGGCCGCCCCGATCAACGCCCGGCTGGTTTCAGAAGGAGTGTGCGTGCTACCGAAGCCGAAGTAGATCGGCGGTTCACCGGCCGCGAGGAAGGACTCGAGTTCGGCGGACAGTGGGCGTTGATCACGAAGTATCCATGCCCCGGTCTGTGTTACCTGCATGTCCGAGAGCGGCCACGGCGCCAATACCGGGTCTGCCGCCAGTAAGGGTCTGTCCGTGAACATGTAGCTTCGGACGTCGCGGATCGGGTCCAGGCCGGCGGCCGTCCGCTGCTCGTTGAGCGGGCCGCAGAAGAGTTCATTCCAGCGTTGGGCTTGCTGATCCCACAGCCCGCGGTTATCGGCTGGTTCTGCCGGCGGCGGCTGCCCCGGCAATGGAGGCGGCGCATGGTGGGCAGAAGGCAACACGACGGGAGAGTAGGCAGCGAAAAAGTAAGGGATGCTCCGCTGCTCCGCAATCGAACGCGCGGCGTACTGCAGCGCGGTGCTGCCCACGATGACGCCGCAGCCCAAGGCGGCTTCACCAAGCGCCGCGAACTGGCCGGCGATCGTGTCGGTTAATAGCCGCCGAAAGGCCTCCGGCGACCGCTTGGTTATTGCGGCCGTTCCCGCCGCGCCGGCGTGACGCACCGAGGGGCCCACCGGCACGAACGACAGCCCGTAACCTTCGATCCACTCGC of Terriglobia bacterium contains these proteins:
- a CDS encoding aldehyde dehydrogenase family protein, with product MAKMFIAGEPAGSSSGQTYDVINPATGELVDSAPKGNESDVRAAIDTAHAAFLPWSETAAEARAQFIAKGIEAVKKELQDLAVLLTREQGKPLGDSQREIEHFLHGMNFYAGLASKIRGSYVPLPDNKMYGMVLKQPVGVCAAIIPWNFPITLMGTKVGPALAAGCTVIVKPASSTPLTTLRIVELLNQAGLPKGVLNVVTGPGSVVGEELLLNPKVVRVAFTGESKTGKHIMEVAGSQMKRVTLELGGSDPMIVCEDADVDKALTGASVGRFYNCGQACLAVKRLYVVESLYDQVVEKLAGKVQRLKLGNGLDKDTRLGPMHSKAQREEIESQVVDTVKRGAKVVTGGKRPDGPGFEKGFFYLPTLLTDAPHDSRVVTEETFGPVLPVFRVKDLDEGIEKANASPWGLGSSVWTKDLGKARRAAERLQAGNVWINSLHIGYDEMPFGGVKFSGIGREHGPEALEYYLETKGVVVATP
- a CDS encoding shikimate kinase, yielding MDHAGLLSEIGNRVRTRRTGMGWTLRGIAERSGVSSRFLSDLEAGKGNISISRLADVARALDVPLVSLLPSEEKQEPVVALVGLRGAGKSTIGKSLAKHLGVPFLELDARIEKQANLSLGELFALHGESYYKRLAYDILLKLLAQNEPMVIATGGSVVTDPETWQFLKRRTHTVWIKATPEDHWKRVLGQGDTRPMANRTSAMAELRSILAQRSPVYAEAGQTIDTSSTRISEAVRLIAAAIREKGEGTTRSTRGTKKTSATNL
- a CDS encoding DUF2127 domain-containing protein, translated to MSNEALFVNGHAKDRWITLIALLKLFKGFLLFASGVGLLKLLHRDVADFVLQWINILHFDPDNRHIQTVLAKASIMDARRLKELSVGSFFYSGLLLTEGFGLLADKRWARYFSVIVTASFIPLEIWELAQRFTAAKTCVIGLNVAIVWYLIRKLRDE
- a CDS encoding glycosyltransferase gives rise to the protein MRVLLSTIGSRGDVQPMVALALELRAQGHAPRLCAPPDFREWIEGYGLSFVPVGPSVRHAGAAGTAAITKRSPEAFRRLLTDTIAGQFAALGEAALGCGVIVGSTALQYAARSIAEQRSIPYFFAAYSPVVLPSAHHAPPPLPGQPPPAEPADNRGLWDQQAQRWNELFCGPLNEQRTAAGLDPIRDVRSYMFTDRPLLAADPVLAPWPLSDMQVTQTGAWILRDQRPLSAELESFLAAGEPPIYFGFGSTHTPSETSRALIGAARTLGRRAILLSGWAGLAPLDDNRDCLSISEVNLQALFPRVAAVVHHGGAGTTTAAAHAGVPQVVVPQRYDQYYFAARVDQLGAGVAHAPAAPTIESLVTALNKVLRPEVAVRATSLAAAVRTDGAAAAARHVTG